Below is a genomic region from Candidatus Poribacteria bacterium.
AATCCGTTGCTTTCTTGTTCAGTCTCTTTGTAATAAATTCCTGACGGAATTTATCAAGATCCGCCGCTTCTCGGATTCGGTATTCGACTTCGGTCTCTTTGAGGAATGCCGCAAACGTATCGGAGGTCTCACCTCGCGCGGTTTGATGATAGACGCGTTCCAATCCGGCACGAGCTTCAACGTGAGGCTTGGGGGCAAAGTGTGCATCGGCATAATAACGCCTTGCTGTTTCCCATTCACCAATTCTTTCTGCCGACTGACCCAACATCCAGAAATAATTGATGGCACGCTCGTTGAACCTCACCCACAACGATTCCGAAAAATCGGGTGCGTTTGCGAGGAGTCCGTCGTATGCTTCTCGCCATCGTTCCTGCTGGAGATATATTTCAGCACGCAAGCGCGAGATGTCTTTCTGCCTTTCTTCTATAGACCCTCCCCGGCGTTTAATCCACGTTTGTTCCTCTGCTTCGCCTAATCTAATCTCAGCACGCGCCAAATCTTCCAACGCTTTATCTAATCGGATGTTAAGCTTCAGTCGCCATTTGCTTACTATCGTATGAGCCCAACCGGACCACCGCTGTGTCTTCTGACAATAGAAAAGATGTGCTTTCAAGTATCGATTGATAAGTTCATCAAGTTTGGCATCACTTACCAGAGAGCGGTCCTCTTCGGCTAACCACATCATTTCTTCATAAGCTAACAGATACCAAGATAATTCTGGGACATCTGAGGCGGTAAACTCATCAATGACGCGCTGGTAATAATGCCACTTTTGAGACGCATCTTCGCTCCGTTCAGCGAACCCTAATAGTGTGAGCAGATGAAGTTCGGTTTTGGGGTATTGCAGCATCTTATCAAACAAACTGTTTGGGACATTCTTGACCCCGCCGGGGAGGTACCTATATCCCCAATGGGCAGCCTCTAAGACTTCCGGGGTTTCTGGGTGTGTCCGCAGCAGCGTTTCGATTTCAGAGTGAATCCTTTTCTTTGCATCCACCTCTGAAAACATTTTGGCTATCAATCTCCATCGAGCATCGTAAGCCTCCAAATCCGGTGGATCGGATTTTAGCACGCGTTTGCTGATTTCTAAAGCCTTATCAAATTCACCTGACTTATGAAGCACTTTAATCTGCGTCGCCAAATCCTGTTGATGCTTATTGCCGGTTTCCGCAAATGCGATTCCGAGGGCAGTAGGTGAGATCGCGTCCTGTTTGGTGTGATGCATTGAGAACAGGGCACCTAAAACAAACACACAGCAGACAAAAAGTACGTCCAGTATTCTCCGACTTAAAAGTTTCATAAATTCCTCCTTATTACGATAACATCGTAGTATCACCTAATCTGATAGAAGTGCTTCAATCAGCCAAATTAGGGGTTGACCGTTTACCAAATGTGGACCTTCAAAACTGTATTGCCAATTCCCCATTTTATCAATCAGGATAAAAAACGGTCTTGTTTGAATCTGATAAGCTTTGCTCACTTCCCGATGTGGGTCAAGTAGGACGGGCCAGGGCGGCTGATATTCATCTAAAAACTCGCGCACTTTTTGAGGGGTCTCACCGTCATTGATTCCCCAAACGATAATATCATCATTTTTTTTCAATCTCTCATACGCAAGTTCGACTTCTGGAGTCGCCATCATGGGTTGTGAAACCCCAACCGTAAGCAAAACAACCTTTCCAGACATCGATGATAATGTGTAGGTCCCTCCTTCCAAAGTCTCTAAACGAAAATCCATCGCTTTCTCATTGAGCCTATTCGTGATAAGTTGTTGGCGGATTCTTTCGAGGTCAGCAGCTTCTCGGATCCGGTATTCAGCTTCGGTATCTTTGAGGAATGCATCAAATGCATCGGTGGTTTTCCCGCGTGCGATTTGATGATGGACGCGTTCTAATCCCGCGCGACCTTCCACTTGAGGGATAGGTACAGAGTGTGCCTCGATATGGGTACGTCTGACTTTTTCGGAGTGAAGAGTAGGCGCGAAGTGCACATCGGCATAGTAGCGTCTGGCTTTTTCCCATATTTCCATTCCCTCCGCCGCCTGTCCGAGTGTATAGAAGTAATTGAGGGTACGCTCGTTGAACCTTGCCCAGAGGGATCCCAGATAATCCGGTGCATTTGTGCTAAGCCCATCATACGCTTCTTCCCACCGTTCCTGCTGGAGGTAGATTTCAGCGCGTAAGCGCGATATCCTCTTGTGCTCTTTTTCTACAGATCCTTTGTTGTGTTCAATGAGCCACTTCTGTTCCTCTTCCTCCCTTAATCTGATTTCAGCACGTTCTAAAATTTCATAAGCTTTGTCTAATCGGTTTTTAAACTTCAGTCGCCATTCAACGGCTACAGTATAAGCCCAGCCGAAGAAATACTGCTGTGTCTCCTCGCACATAGCGAGATGTGCCTTCAAGAGTCCATCAATAAGTTCATCGAGGAAGTCATCGCTTGCCAGAGAACGATCCGCCTCGGCTAACCTCAGCATTTCTTCATAAGCTAACAGATACCATGATAGGACTGGAATATCTGAGACGGTGAACTCGTCAATGACGCGCTGGTAATAGTGCCACTTCTGACCTGCCTCTTCGCTCCGTTCAACTAACCCGAATAATGCAGCCAGATAAATTTCGGTTCGGGGATG
It encodes:
- a CDS encoding TlpA disulfide reductase family protein — translated: MKLLSRRILDVLFVCCVFVLGALFSMHHTKQDAISPTALGIAFAETGNKHQQDLATQIKVLHKSGEFDKALEISKRVLKSDPPDLEAYDARWRLIAKMFSEVDAKKRIHSEIETLLRTHPETPEVLEAAHWGYRYLPGGVKNVPNSLFDKMLQYPKTELHLLTLLGFAERSEDASQKWHYYQRVIDEFTASDVPELSWYLLAYEEMMWLAEEDRSLVSDAKLDELINRYLKAHLFYCQKTQRWSGWAHTIVSKWRLKLNIRLDKALEDLARAEIRLGEAEEQTWIKRRGGSIEERQKDISRLRAEIYLQQERWREAYDGLLANAPDFSESLWVRFNERAINYFWMLGQSAERIGEWETARRYYADAHFAPKPHVEARAGLERVYHQTARGETSDTFAAFLKETEVEYRIREAADLDKFRQEFITKRLNKKATDFRLETLEGETYSLSAMAGKVVLLDIGASWCGPCIGVMPEVKLVYKHFSKNDDVVVLGINDGETPEQVRKFLDEYEQPWPVLLDQHQEVRKAYQFKGIPFFIVIDKAGNWQYSFLGSHLVNGQPLIWMIESLLSD
- a CDS encoding sigma-70 family RNA polymerase sigma factor → MEREDDVQLIRKILSGDDEAFNALVQKYQKSVHTLVWRKIGDFHYAEEITQDTFLQAYEKLSTLKDPSQFAGWLYAIVNRLCIGWMRKQKPAMQPLDDTSVKAIDNLTYERYILDQREAEAIERRYEIVEELLAKLPESERTVMTLYYLDEMTTKEIGDFLSVPVNTIVSRLHRARKRLQEKGEFLQMPSNNQQQNLATQIKNHHRSGEFDKALEISARTLKSNPPNLEAYGSRWKLIAEMFPEEEGKKRICAEIEALLRTHPETLEVLEAAYWGYRHLPGLAKNVPSSLFDKILQHPRTEIYLAALFGLVERSEEAGQKWHYYQRVIDEFTVSDIPVLSWYLLAYEEMLRLAEADRSLASDDFLDELIDGLLKAHLAMCEETQQYFFGWAYTVAVEWRLKFKNRLDKAYEILERAEIRLREEEEQKWLIEHNKGSVEKEHKRISRLRAEIYLQQERWEEAYDGLSTNAPDYLGSLWARFNERTLNYFYTLGQAAEGMEIWEKARRYYADVHFAPTLHSEKVRRTHIEAHSVPIPQVEGRAGLERVHHQIARGKTTDAFDAFLKDTEAEYRIREAADLERIRQQLITNRLNEKAMDFRLETLEGGTYTLSSMSGKVVLLTVGVSQPMMATPEVELAYERLKKNDDIIVWGINDGETPQKVREFLDEYQPPWPVLLDPHREVSKAYQIQTRPFFILIDKMGNWQYSFEGPHLVNGQPLIWLIEALLSD